The DNA window taggagtgaataaaaaataaaataaatgaatattcaaCTGTTAGAAAACTAGTGgtgaagagaaagaaaaatcaaaattaaataaatgaatatattatcGGGCAAAACCAAAACATGTTGCcctattttttagtttttcaagttttttttttaaattttttttatttttttgagtgTGAAGTTGTTTGAGTGTTGTTTAAGTGATAAAGAAACTTATAGCAATATTTaagaaacattttatatttaagtcaCATTACGCACACTATAAACTctcaatttgaaattttaattttatacatttgagttttccatattttatttacgttttttaattaaatttgtcttaatttcatttataaattttacttcGATGCATTTGAGtttgtcatattttatttatcttttttaattaaatttataccattaactttatcttgaaaatattcaattttaaattttgaaattgaaaaaatggGTCACATAAAATCGTAGAATTTGCAACAACCAACCAAACACCTActattttttcagttttttttttttacatttaaatgaattttgaaccattttataaaaattaagaaaataaacataatattttaaagaaaaattaggttcattttaaaatatttgatttcatttatgTGTCCACAATATAAAAACTCTAGAAATATTGGATTgatttataatcataaaattgatttatgaatataatacattttaattacccttattttttttcacgtttcttcaaatattagtttatttatttgtgaataattattattatacttaaaatcaTGAGCGGAAATTATAAATTGGAGCTCCTTATTTGGACAATTTCAATTTGAGACctcttatttgaaaatgaatgtCAAGTTAAAAAATCATATCACTAACTTTTAGGAAAATGAGGCTTTCTACCGTTGGCTTTCAAAATTAGGTATACTTCTTTAGGAGTGCTTCTACAAAACATGATAGATCCTTAATTCAAGTACTAACAAGTACTCCAAGAAACATAGATAGATTCTTCTGAGTTGCTTGAACCAGACCAATAAAATCGATCTCGTAAGATACTGACTtcaattatagaaatatttgaAACATGAATACTTGTATGCTAAAAAAAAGAAGTCCTCTAAGAAATCACTTAAAAAACCCTAAAATACTTGAcctaatcaattaaaaaaaccttaaactacTTGACATAATCAACAAttcaaatatatgaatttaaaatagcGTAAATTTCAAGTTAAAGGAGAATCGAAGTAAAAGGTTAAAATAGATGTCGATGAAGCTGAATCTGATCAACAAGGAGATAAATTTCAATCTCTCTATTATAACGGAACGCGTGAGAATGACGTAAACAATAAATAGACAGAGATTCAACGTGGTTCACAAAGATAGAACTTGACTACGTCCACCCAAAAGAGAGagattattattgagaagattGTTTACAAAGATGATATAACAAACTAGGGTtataacacgagtttatataacactcggtccctTGAAACCTTAATACAGAAACCTAACAAATAGAGAATTGGGCCGGCCCATTAAGAAGACCCAACTATTCAAGTCTATTCAATAAATCTCCACCTTAACTTGAATTCTCTCATATGTCCCAGGTGCATTATTCAATGCATATATCTCCTAAATACATTCCTCAATGTCAaatgacccagatgcactcgccggtgctGGATGGCCCAAATGTACTCGCCGGTGacggatgacccagatgcactcaCCGGTGCCGGATGGTCTAGATGCACTTGTCGGTGCCAGATGGACCAGATGTATTAGTCAATACtagatggcctagatgcattcATCAATACCAGATGGCCCAGATACATTAATCAATGCCcagatgacccagatgcattagtcaatgccagatggcccagatgcattagtcaatgcccagaTGTTCAAtcttctctatctctctcttctAAAGTTGCCCCAGGGCAACTAACAGTTTCTAACGTTAAGCAAGTCCAAACAATGTTGGAACTTGCTATGAGGAACTGACTTGGTGAACATATTAGCATGATTGTCAGCAGTTCCTACCTTTTTCACCTTTATCCTCTTCTCAGTCCTTAGGAAATGATATCGCACGTCAATATGCTTAGTCCGTTCATGATGAACTTGATCTTTGACTAAGCATATAACACTCAGACTGTCACAGAAGACAGTTGCTTGATCCTGATGTTGGCCCAGATCACTAATTAGTTCTTTCAGCCATATTCCCTCTTTATCAGCTTCTGTTAATGCCATGTACTCTATTTCTGTTGTAGACAAAGTCACAGTAGGTTGCAGAGTCGCTTTCCAACTAACAACTGAGCCCCCAAGAGTAAATACATAACTAGTCATAGATCTCCTACTATCAACGTTTCTAGCATAATCAGAATCTGAATACCCAATAATCAGACATTGTGTATCACCTCTATATATGAGACCAACATCAAAAGTTCTCCGTAGATACCTGAATATCCTCTTCACAGCTTGCCAATGCTCCTTCCCTGGTTGTACCATAAATCTGCTCACAACACTCACTACATGTGCCAgatctggtcttgtacaaaccATAACATATATCAAACTCCCTACTGCACTAGAATAAGGAACTCGAGTCATATACTTTTTCTCTTCATCTATCTGAGGAGCAAACAAAGTAGTAAGATGAATGTTAGCAACACAAGGTGTATTTATAGGTTTAGCTGATGACATCCCAAACCTTGACAACACCTTCTCAATGTAACCTTTTTGTGATAAGAAAATTTTCTTCTAGCCTCTATCTCTAAGAATCTCCATTCCTAGAATTTTCCAATCTGCTCCtagatctttcatctcaaactcaacATTTAGAAGATCTTTTAGCTTCTGAACATCTGTTTTGCTCTTTGCTGCTACCAACATGTCATCTACATACAGGACTAGGTAGATGAATGAGTCATCCTTCAACTTGTTGTAGTACACACAACAGTCATATGCACTCCTCTTGTAGTTAAGAGACATCATAAAATTGTCAAACCTCTTATACCACTACCTTGGAGACTGTTTAAGTCCGTATAAAgacttcttcaacttgcaaacatatTTTTCCTTTCCTGGAACTTGGAAATCTTTTGGCTAAGTCATGTATATTTCTTTCTCTAACTCTCAATGTAGAAAGGTTGTtttcacatcaagttgttcgAGCTCCAAATCCTAATGTGTCACTATTGCTAGTAACACCCTAATAGAAGTATGTTTGACTATTGGTGAGAAAATTTCGTTATAGTCTACTCCCTCCTTCTAATTGAACCCCCTTGCAACAACTCGAGCCTTAAACTTGACTCCTTCAACAACTGTtaaactttcttttttcttgaaaatccatttacaaGTAATAACCTTTCTCCCTGTAGGCAAAAAGACTAACTCCCGAGTATGATTTttgtgaagtgattccatcTCATCTCCCATTGCTATGAACCACTACGCAACTTCAAACCCGGATATATCTTCTTTGTAAGTGGATGGTACAGACGTATTCACTTCCTTCTCAACAACCTGTAGTGCATAAGCAACCATATCTTCATAACCGTATCTCTGAGGTGGTCTAACTACAATCCTCCTTAACCGACCTTCAACTACACTCTCATGAATAACTTCAGACGGTTGAGAATTTAATTGTTCAGACTCTAGCAGCTAACCCTCAACGTGGGGTTCTTTTTCCTTTTGTAAAGTAGTTACTAACTCCACCTGTTTGTTAGTACTACTACTTTCTGCTACAGATTTCTCAATAGAGTTAAGTATAGAGTTCTCATCAAAGATGACGTTTCTACtcaaaataattcttttttccGATGGAGAccatgttgggtcaaattattttgactgagtgttgaaataatttaacaactgagattttgatgatgaaataacttataagttttgatacaggtgtattgaaacaatatttcataagacttggatctaatgagggtcattagaccgattttggctttcattgcataaaattagacgtacaatctaactaatcggagttagacgtgtagtctaatagacgtataattagacagatggtctaatagatacacggaattagacgtaagtctaatgcacataattagacgtaagtctaatgaatgcacggaattagacgtaagtctaatagaattagacgtacagtctaactcatcggagttagacgtgtagtctaataaatgtaaagaattagacgtaagtctaatgaatgcacagaattagacgtaagtctaatagaattagacgtacagtctaactcatcggagttagacgtgtagtctaataaatgtaaagaattagatgtaagtctaatgaatacacaaaattagatgtaagtctaatatatttgtaattagacgggtagtctaattgatattcggaattagacgtacagtctaactcatcggagttagacgtgtagtctattatatttgtaattagatgggtagtttaattgatattcggaattagacgtacagtctaactcatcggagttagacgtgtagtctaatatatttgcaattagacgggtagtctaatttatgcgaaagttagacgtgcgtctaactccttcagacaagtctgaggtagaaccggaattagatgtgcagtttaacttagtggagttagacgtgcactctaatggttattgaataattagacgtgtagtctaattagtgaaagttagacgtgcgtctaactccttcagacaagtctaaggtagaaccagatttagacgtgcagtctaactcaatagagttagacgtgcaatctaatggttattgaataattagacgtgtagtttaattagtgaaagttagacgtgcgtataactccttcagacaagtctgaggtagaaccagaattagacgtgcagtctaactcagtggagttagacgtgcagtctaatggttattgtaattagacgcgagtctaattctattaaactaggtggtctaatagacgtttttctattagaaggagatgacttatttcattagactgattttcacaatccgtctaactgaaatacgtctaatgcccagtttaagcagtacgcttgaatctagcatatcacctacccacgtgctatagctgtaccctacttctgctccactttctagtgaagattagtacagcagctatatgcatccaatcaaggaatgccacataagagaattttcctcaaattacttattttgtaggtacatccctgatggaatattcggcgcactaccagtgatgtacgatCACGAttcttgtgctcagaacctgctgtgtataatggaggctttccaatggaagagtttcacg is part of the Impatiens glandulifera chromosome 1, dImpGla2.1, whole genome shotgun sequence genome and encodes:
- the LOC124937872 gene encoding secreted RxLR effector protein 161-like produces the protein MSSAKPINTPCVANIHLTTLFAPQIDEEKKYMTRVPYSSAVGSLIYVMVCTRPDLAHVVSVVSRFMVQPGKEHWQAVKRIFRYLRRTFDVGLIYRGDTQCLIIGYSDSDYARNVDSRRSMTSYVFTLGGSVVSWKATLQPTVTLSTTEIEYMALTEADKEGIWLKELISDLGQHQDQATVFCDSLSVICLVKDQVHHERTKHIDVRYHFLRTEKRIKVKKVGTADNHANMFTKSVPHSKFQHCLDLLNVRNC